The Humulus lupulus chromosome 3, drHumLupu1.1, whole genome shotgun sequence genome window below encodes:
- the LOC133821754 gene encoding uncharacterized protein LOC133821754 encodes MSKTKSSSKKGGNLFMCFRQEEVDPDVSGRVESVVTYIAMRKKGNSHVVLPAADEEDTGIKKSGSRRFSMAVTKKSKKGKSDTKSSSKLISESARFNYQVSTNNDDFDYGQRILSRSVSALATSSALAIANTNSSGTTSTLCSSCSSSLITETTPFVGSDSAKLVKYDRGYESCDCGLVLMILSLFVLVFWGKLCAIFCTTTWLFLMPRLMMPVKKSSTSSSAKSNSSTSSSSSSECKSPEDCKGRNTLRLK; translated from the exons ATGAGCAAAACCAAGTCATCGTCGAAGAAGGGTGGTAACCTGTTCATGTGTTTTAGACAGGAGGAGGTTGACCCGGATGTGTCGGGTCGGGTCGAATCGGTTGTGACGTACATCGCCATGAGAAAGAAGGGAAATAGTCACGTTGTTTTGCCCGCGGCCGACGAAGAAGACACCGGAATAAAAAAATCTGGTAGCCGTAGATTTTCCATGGCCGTG ACCAAGAAGAGCAAGAAAGGAAAATCAGATACAAAGTCATCTTCAAAGTTAATAAGTGAAAGTGCAAGATTCAACTATCAAGTATCGACTAACAATGATGATTTTGATTATGGGCAAAGAATTCTTTCTAGAAGTGTATCGGCTTTGGCTACATCATCTGCTTTAGCCATTGCTAATACTAACAGTTCTGGTACTACGTCTACACTTTGTTCTTCGTGTTCATCGTCTTTGATCACCGAAACGACACCGTTTGTTGGGTCAGATTCTGCGAAGTTGGTCAAGTACGACAGAGGCTACGAGAGTTGTGATTGTGGTTTGGTTTTGATGATTCTGAGTCTATTTGTGTTGGTTTTTTGGGGTAAACTTTGTGCTATTTTTTGCACTACCACGTGGCTTTTCTTGATGCCACGTTTGATGATGCCAGTGAAGAAATCGTCCACGTCATCATCGGCAAAGTCTAATTCTTCAACTTCTTCTTCGTCGTCGTCGGAGTGTAAGTCGCCGGAAGATTGTAAAGGAAGAAATACTCTTAGGTTGAAGTGA